In Chlorocebus sabaeus isolate Y175 chromosome 5, mChlSab1.0.hap1, whole genome shotgun sequence, one genomic interval encodes:
- the PYCARD gene encoding apoptosis-associated speck-like protein containing a CARD — protein sequence MGRARDAILDALENLTAEELKKFKLKLLSVPLREGYGRIPRGALLSMDALDLTDKLVSFYLEAYGAELTANVLRDMGLQETAGQLQAATHQGSGAAPAGIQAPPQSAAKPGLHFIDQHRAALIARVTDVEGLLDALYGKVLKDEQYQEVRAESTNPSKMRKLFSFTPAWNWTCKDLLLQALRETQSYLVEDLERS from the exons ATGGGGCGCGCGCGCGATGCCATCCTGGATGCGTTGGAGAACCTGACAGCCGAGGAGCTCAAGAAGTTCAAGCTGAAGCTGCTGTCGGTGCCGCTGCGCGAGGGCTACGGGCGCATCCCAAGGGGCGCGCTGCTGTCCATGGACGCCTTGGACCTCACCGACAAGCTGGTCAGCTTCTACCTGGAGGCCTACGGCGCCGAGCTCACCGCTAACGTGCTGCGCGACATGGGTCTGCAGGAGACGGCCGGGCAGCTGCAGGCGGCCACACACCAGG GCTCTGGAGCTGCGCCAGCTGGGATCCAGGCCCCTCCTCAGTCGGCAGCCAAGCCAG gccTGCACTTTATAGACCAGCACCGGGCTGCGCTTATCGCGAGGGTCACAGACGTTGAGGGGCTGCTGGATGCCTTGTACGGGAAGGTCCTGAAGGATGAGCAGTACCAGGAAGTGCGGGCCGAGTCCACCAACCCAAGCAAGATGCGGAAGCTCTTCAGCTTCACGCCAGCCTGGAACTGGACCTGCAAGGACTTGCTCCTCCAGGCCCTAAGGGAGACCCAGTCCTACCTGGTGGAGGACCTGGAGCGGAGCTGA
- the TRIM72 gene encoding tripartite motif-containing protein 72, producing the protein MSAAPGLLHQELSCPLCLQLFDAPVTAECGHSFCRACLGRVAGEPAADGTVLCPCCQAPTRPQALSTNLQLARLVEGLAQVPQGHCEEHLDPLSIYCEQDRALVCGVCASLGSHRGHRLLPAAEAHARLKTQLPQQKLQLQEACMRKEKSVAVLEHQLVEVEETVRQFRGAVGEQLGKMRVFLAALEGSLDREAERVRGEAGVALRRELGSLNSYLEQLRQMEKVLDEVADKPQTEFLMKYCLVTSRLQKILAESPPPARLDIQLPIISDDFKFQVWRKMFRALMPALEELTFDPSSAHPSLVVSSSGRRVECSEQKAPPAGEDPRQFDKAVAVVAHQQLSEGEHYWEVEVGDKPRWALGVIAAEGPRRGRLHAVPSQGLWLLGLREGKILEAHVEAKEPRALRSPERRPTRIGLYLSFGDGVLSFYDASDADALVPLFAFHERLPGPVYPFFDVCWHDKGKNSQPLLLVGSESAEA; encoded by the exons ATGTCGGCTGCGCCCGGCCTCCTGCACCAGGAGCTGTCCTGCCCGCTGTGCCTGCAACTGTTCGACGCGCCCGTGACAGCCGAGTGTGGCCACAGTTTCTGTCGCGCCTGCCTGGGCCGCGTGGCCGGGGAGCCGGCGGCGGATGGCACCGTTCTCTGCCCCTGCTGTCAGGCCCCTACGCGGCCGCAGGCACTCAGCACCAACCTGCAGCTGGCGCGCTTGGTGGAGGGGCTGGCCCAGGTGCCGCAGGGCCACTGTGAGGAGCACCTGGACCCGCTGAGCATCTACTGTGAGCAGGACCGCGCGCTGGTGTGCGGAGTGTGCGCCTCACTCGGCTCGCACCGCGGTCATCGCCTCCTGCCCGCCGCCGAGGCCCACGCACGCCTCAAG ACGCAGCTACCACAGCAGAAACTGCAGCTGCAGGAAGCATGCATGCGCAAGGAGAAGAGTGTAGCTGTGCTGGAGCATCAGCTGGTGGAAGTGGAG GAGACAGTGCGTCAGTTCCGGGGGGCTGTGGGGGAGCAGCTGGGCAAGATGCGGGTGTTCCTGGCTGCACTGGAGGGCTCCTTGGACCGAGAGGCAGAGCGTGTGCGGGGTGAGGCAGGGGTCGCCTTGCGCCGGGAGCTGGGGAGCCTGAACTCTTACCTGGAGCAGCTGCGGCAGATGGAGAAGGTGCTGGACGAGGTGGCTGACAAGCCGCAAACTGAGTTCCTAATG aaaTACTGCCTGGTGACCAGCAG gctgCAGAAGATCCTGGCAGAGTCTCCCCCACCTGCCCGTCTGGACATCCAGCTGCCAATCATCTCAGATGACTTCAAATTCCAGGTGTGGAGGAAGATGTTCCGGGCTCTGATGCCAG CGCTGGAGGAGCTGACCTTTGACCCGAGCTCTGCGCACCCGAGCCTGGTGGTGTCTTCCTCCGGCCGCCGAGTGGAGTGCTCGGAGCAGAAGGCGCCGCCGGCGGGGGAGGACCCGCGCCAGTTCGACAAGGCGGTGGCGGTGGTGGCGCACCAGCAGCTCTCCGAGGGCGAACActactgggaggtggaggtgggcgaCAAGCCGCGCTGGGCGCTGGGCGTGATCGCGGCCGAGGGCCCCCGCCGCGGGCGCCTGCACGCGGTGCCCTCGCAGGGCCTATGGCTGCTGGGGCTGCGTGAGGGCAAGATCCTGGAGGCTCACGTGGAGGCCAAGGAGCCGCGCGCTCTGCGCAGCCCGGAGCGGCGGCCCACGCGCATCGGCCTCTACCTGAGCTTCGGCGACGGCGTCCTCTCCTTCTACGATGCCAGCGACGCCGACGCGCTCGTGCCGCTTTTTGCCTTCCATGAGCGCCTGCCTGGGCCCGTGTACCCCTTCTTCGACGTGTGCTGGCACGACAAGGGCAAGAACTCCCAGCCGCTGCTGCTCGTGGGGTCCGAAAGCGCCGAGGCCTGA
- the PYDC1 gene encoding LOW QUALITY PROTEIN: pyrin domain-containing protein 1 (The sequence of the model RefSeq protein was modified relative to this genomic sequence to represent the inferred CDS: substituted 1 base at 1 genomic stop codon), giving the protein MSCQISLLPGSSPGAAAPPATGKLGTVPLREGFERIPRGALGQLDIVDLTDKLVASYXEDYAAELVVAVLLDMGMLEEVAQLPRAARGPL; this is encoded by the exons ATGAGCTGCCAGATCAGTCTCCTCCCCGGTTCATCCCCGGGGGCGGCGGCTCCACCTGCTACAGGAAAG CTGGGGACTGTGCCGCTGCGCGAGGGCTTTGAGCGTATCCCGCGGGGCGCACTCGGGCAGCTAGACATCGTGGACCTCACCGACAAGCTGGTCGCCTCCTACTAGGAGGACTACGCAGCCGAGCTCGTCGTGGCCGTGCTGCTGGACATGGGCATGCTGGAGGAGGTGGCACAGCTGCCGCGGGCCGCGCGAGGGCCACTCTGA